A single Desulfobulbaceae bacterium DNA region contains:
- the uvrC gene encoding excinuclease ABC subunit UvrC, translating into MSSEQPSKPRPILTPDFLRTVGHGPGVYLMKDAGGHVHYVGKARDLRRRLASYQRYLDGGRNKTSIMLGKTRLIEIILTATEKEALLLEASLIKQHKPKYNIILRDDKNYPYIMVTVKERWPRLVVTRRRVKDQAIFGPFSSPSAMWETIRHLNTLFPLRRCKGAELSVRSRPCLNHQMNRCLAPCHGNITQEAYRQMVDDLLLALAGKNKELIRRLKAEMLRASDSLDFEQAVILRDKIQALTKTMEKQVVVAGHGKDQDVFGFSRHGAVAAVAILLVRGGVVNGHHHFFLEEPFEDDTLVLTEVIERFYGTDHYVPGEILIGTEPESREVIEEWLADLAERRVVIKVPQRGDLVTLLAMANRNAEQVIVDHLTKEAAWSTMAARLKNVLHLDHIPDRIICMDISNLGGEQSVGAVVSFKQGKKAADEYRHYKIQTVAGPDDYASMAEVLRRHLRRAEAEDVMPGLLVVDGGKGQLKVAVEVVRELGLDGCLDLVGIAKEKDEEGEKLFVPGRKNPILLARHTPVLLLLMQIRDEAHRFGITFHRNWRGREALRSRLDLVPGIGPARKKALLTAFGSIGAIATATPEELSSIPGITLGLGQTILAILNESIINFPTDEVANE; encoded by the coding sequence ATGTCAAGTGAACAGCCAAGCAAGCCGCGACCAATCCTGACTCCTGACTTTTTACGGACTGTCGGCCATGGTCCTGGCGTCTATTTGATGAAAGACGCCGGGGGGCATGTGCATTATGTGGGTAAGGCTCGTGATCTTCGTCGTCGTTTGGCGTCTTACCAGCGCTATCTGGATGGGGGGAGGAACAAGACCTCGATCATGCTCGGTAAGACTCGCCTGATCGAGATCATCCTTACTGCCACTGAAAAAGAGGCGCTGCTCCTTGAGGCCTCGTTGATCAAGCAGCACAAGCCAAAGTACAACATCATTCTTAGGGATGATAAAAACTACCCGTATATCATGGTTACGGTGAAGGAGAGGTGGCCTCGACTGGTTGTCACCCGCCGTCGGGTCAAGGATCAGGCCATCTTTGGTCCATTCTCTTCGCCATCAGCCATGTGGGAAACAATACGGCATCTGAATACCCTCTTTCCCCTTCGCCGTTGCAAGGGAGCTGAACTCTCTGTTCGTAGCCGTCCCTGTCTTAATCACCAAATGAATCGCTGTTTAGCTCCTTGCCATGGAAATATCACCCAAGAAGCGTACCGTCAGATGGTTGATGATCTGCTTTTGGCCTTGGCCGGTAAAAATAAGGAGTTGATCCGGCGGCTCAAGGCAGAGATGCTTCGTGCTTCAGACTCCCTTGATTTTGAACAGGCAGTTATCCTTCGCGATAAGATTCAAGCGTTGACCAAGACCATGGAAAAACAAGTTGTTGTCGCCGGTCATGGTAAGGATCAGGATGTCTTTGGTTTCTCCCGTCATGGCGCCGTTGCTGCCGTTGCGATTCTACTGGTAAGGGGTGGTGTTGTTAACGGTCATCATCATTTTTTTCTTGAAGAACCCTTTGAGGACGATACCTTGGTCTTGACCGAAGTGATTGAACGTTTTTACGGAACTGACCACTACGTTCCAGGCGAGATCCTGATCGGCACTGAGCCAGAGAGCCGTGAAGTTATCGAGGAGTGGCTTGCTGATCTGGCGGAACGTCGAGTTGTTATCAAGGTCCCACAGCGTGGCGATTTGGTAACTTTACTCGCCATGGCCAACCGTAACGCTGAACAGGTGATTGTCGATCATTTGACCAAGGAGGCGGCATGGTCGACAATGGCGGCGCGGTTAAAGAACGTTCTTCATCTTGATCATATTCCTGATCGGATTATCTGCATGGATATTTCCAATCTGGGCGGAGAGCAGTCGGTTGGAGCGGTGGTCAGTTTCAAGCAAGGCAAGAAAGCAGCTGATGAGTACCGTCATTATAAAATTCAGACCGTGGCCGGCCCAGACGATTATGCATCCATGGCCGAGGTGCTGCGTCGGCATCTGAGACGAGCAGAGGCTGAGGACGTAATGCCTGGTCTTTTGGTGGTCGATGGCGGCAAGGGGCAGCTTAAGGTGGCCGTTGAGGTGGTGCGGGAGCTTGGTCTTGATGGTTGTCTGGACTTGGTCGGGATAGCCAAAGAGAAGGACGAGGAAGGTGAGAAACTCTTTGTTCCTGGGCGTAAGAACCCCATTCTCTTGGCCCGTCACACACCGGTTTTGCTCCTGCTCATGCAAATCAGGGATGAGGCGCACCGCTTTGGAATCACCTTTCATCGGAATTGGCGGGGTCGTGAGGCGTTGCGCTCTCGGCTTGATTTGGTCCCCGGCATCGGCCCAGCTCGTAAGAAGGCATTATTGACCGCTTTTGGCAGCATCGGGGCGATAGCTACGGCTACACCGGAGGAGTTATCATCTATTCCCGGGATCACTCTCGGGCTGGGGCAGACAATTTTGGCTATTTTGAACGAATCTATCATTAATTTTCCAACAGATGAGGTAGCAAATGAGTGA